ATGCTTGGTATTGaacctaatttcaattttacTTGTTTTATTTATCTATTTGCTATCCCATATCAGTGACGAGTGATGCCATTAATCCACATCTGCTTGGCACGTCTATTTGCCATGTAGGAAGGCGTGCAATTAGCGAGGAAGTGCCTAATTTCAATTTTACTTGATTTATTTATCTAAAGAACTGCATCATGCTGGCAGAGGAGGTGGTGTGCAAGATGTTCACGGAACTTTTCATGAGCCAAATCAAAGACTAGAATCATCCTGCTTGTTGAGTCCATCCAGTGAAGAGCTCCATTTGTAAGGATGTCATGTCCTCTGTAAACATAGTTAAACTGAAGTTGGAATCTTCTAATGTCCTCTGTAACCATTGCCACTTCCAAGAGTGTACCATGTCCACTACGAATATGGGTAGCACTTTATAACATTAAAACAATTTTGTACTCATTGACCGAGGGAAGGTGTCCGATCCTCCTGGACCTATACTGACCAGGTAAAATCTTAGGTTCATTGGCCAGTGAATGAACTCGGACTTAAGGAAACCAAAGTTCATTGGCCAAGGTATATCTGGAATCCTTTGATTTCTCTTAGTAAAACTTGGGAGTAGGGCGTGAGATGTGAAACTCTCTTTCATAATTCATAAGATATGCAGCAGACAAACTTGCCAAGTTCGGTAGATAATATATATGGCATTACTAATGCCTGGTATGAATGTCCTCAAAGAGTAATAGAGAATCAATTATTGTTAGACAGTTTTCCTActacttaaaaaaaataattcctctttgcataaaaaaataattaaattgaaaaGAATAGCGAAATGGTTCTTTGCTATCCAACTTCAACATGCAGAAACCCGTATATAATATTTCTTTGAAAATCTAGACACAGATCATCAGCTCTTTGTTTGGCTAATCACGGCTTCTTTGCTTCTTAATTTTAACCGACTCCATTACTTTTGCACCTTCCTCTCCCGCTCTCCTATTTCTTTCAACGAAACTAACGTGTTCTTGTTAGGGAAAACTAGATGAATTTCTTTTGTATAGGGGCGCAAAACTTTACCAAATTCCATGTTAAACTCGTCCACCGTTTTCGAAACAGAAGTTTTTGGGTCGTAAATATTGAGATTATCAAATGTGTAACTTGAAACGCTTCAACTCTTTGTAATACCTAGTATTTCATCACCGGGAAGTACCATGAACTTTTTAGTCAAACGACTCAAACCGGACGACTGGTGACTTTCCTCAAACTCAAGCCAACTCATCCAATGATTATCATTCTTCATTTTATATAGGCGCCATCCGTCACAAGATGTTCGTCCGCTGTTTTGATGGTATTTCTTGGTATATAACAAAAAATCAGCTAAAGCCCCTGTTGTATGACCCATCCAACCAGTGTACAGTGGCGAATCGGCTTGTGAAAACTGCTCACCAAAGCTTTCATCAGCCAAATCGAAGACCACAATCACCCCTCTTGTAATGTGCCTCCAGTAAACAGCTCCATTCACAAAGACCCCTCTGGAACCAAGAGGTCTAGAATAAAACTGTCCAATGTATCTCCATCCATTGCAACTACCAAGAGTATATACAAATACCATGACCTTGGTAGAGTCGGGTTTTTTACACAGTTGTTTGAACAGTATGACAACTTTGTACTCGTTAGTTGAAGGAATAGATTTCGTCGACGGCTCTCACTCTCCATGACTTTTCctgcatatatatatacttaAATCTAGTGTACAGAAATAAAAGTATATGTTCATACCTGAAATTAGATCAGGTGACTAACAAAGTTCACAATTTAACAAATCAATACTCCCTCCctcccactaataagtgacctagttacttttaaattttgtcccaccattaagtgacctatatctctaaataaggagatatttcttaaattatccttttaattgatcaTAAGAAAtgtaagaaatatgcataatttgatagtcgtgtttatattcgttacgtaggtgttttaaaatgtttttcagtggtacgaagtttgcgaacatccgtggtgtagtttgagagacaaatcatttcaaaatttcaccgtttattatccataaggatataattgtaaaaagtgCTTAAAAATACTTTTCCCTGTGGTTGCCTTAAAAATTGAACTACGTCACTTAATAGCGAGACGGAAGGAGTATATCTTAACCAAACAAAGAATATTAAAGTCTAAATAGATAATGGATATATAAACAGACTAATGGGAACATCAGTACCCAGATAATGTCAATGGAAAGTTTTATTAAACGGATAATGTAGAACTGCAAAATGGTTTTTTCTTATCCAATTTCAAACTGCAGCAAccaatatataaaaaaatttcaaatccAGACCTGTTCACATGTATGTACCCAGAGATACCGTTGAATCATGAGCAGCCACTTGCTTGGCTAATCACGGCCTTTTCGCTTCTTATTTTTTACTGCCTGCAGGCCCTGCACTATCTTTGCACCTTCTTCACCTAGTTCTTTCAAAGAAACAAAGGTATTCTTGTGAGAGAATATTTGAGGAAATATTTCATCAAAATCCACCCGCGTTTCCGAGGATACAGCTTTTGGGTCATAAGTTTAGAGATAGTTAGAACCATAAATTAAGACACCGCCACTCTTGGTAAAGGCTAATGGTTGTTGTCCTTCCGAAAGTATAAACTCTTTTGTCCATCCCAACGACGGGTATTGTTCATTCTGCTCATTGTCATTCTTCTTTTTATATATCCATATATCACAATCCCATCTTTTGTATTGAATGTAAGATCTATGTGCACTTGCGCAAAACAAAAACCCATTCGAAACTCCTAAATCTTTAAACAACCATGATCGCGGTTGCGGAGGAGGTGACAAAAGATGTTCACGAAATATTTCATCAGCTAAATCGAAAACCAGAATCAAACTTCCAGTTGAGTGCCCCCAATGAAGAGCACCATTCAGAAAGATACCATGTCCTTTGAAAACATAATTCATTTTAAGTTGGAATTTTCCAATGTTTCTCCAACCATTACCACTGCCAAGAGTGTACATCATGACCTCTACAAAATTGGGCACCTTATACATTAAGACAACTTTGTACTCATTGGTTGAAGGAACATAACCAAATCCGTTCCACCTATACTTATGCTTATTAAAATTCATTTTCGGTTCAGGAAGAATGACATACTCTTTTGTCATGGGGTTATAAACACAAAAACTCTCTTTCCGACCCCTTAGACATATCAAACCAGTAAACGAACCGAGAAAAGTTTTGTAATTAAACGGAGGTGTTAGATTGATCCTTCTAATTCTATCCATTTTTTGCCGTCTCGTGATTCTTAATATAATCAAAATAGTAAAGTTGATCCCTACTTGTAAAGGcaagaaaacccaacttaccaGAGGAATCAGTAGAATAAGCTGCTGCTGCAGAACGTTTAATGAGACGATTTGAGTGCATCTTAAAGAACGATGGATGCTGAATAAGATTTCTCCATGTTTTGGATATGAATTTGCAATCTGAAACTTCTTCAGCGGGTAAACAGGTGAGAATATCCGATATGATTTTGTTTGGGAGATCCATGGAAACCTTTGTAGTTAAAAAACAACGGCACCTTTCACCTTTGTTACTGAAGAAAGCAGAACTCTCGTAGAGATTGGTGGTAATATGAGAACCGAATATTATGTTTACAAGAGTACAAGAAATTCCCATATACAAACGATCTGGGTCCAAAAATTTGGTAGAGTTTAGAACTTGTGTTATCACGCACTCTAAGTTTGGCGCCATACAAGTTCCAGTTGCTTTACATTAGTTTTAGTTATCTTCTGGTTATATTTGGTGATTTGAATTTTCATATCATGAAAACTC
This genomic interval from Papaver somniferum cultivar HN1 unplaced genomic scaffold, ASM357369v1 unplaced-scaffold_107, whole genome shotgun sequence contains the following:
- the LOC113328134 gene encoding uncharacterized protein LOC113328134 gives rise to the protein MTKEYVILPEPKMNFNKHKYRWNGFGYVPSTNEYKVVLMYKVPNFVEVMMYTLGSGNGWRNIGKFQLKMNYVFKGHGIFLNGALHWGHSTGSLILVFDLADEIFREHLLSPPPQPRSWLFKDLGVSNGFLFCASAHRSYIQYKRWDCDIWIYKKKNDNEQNEQYPSLGWTKEFILSEGQQPLAFTKSGGVLIYGSNYL